A portion of the Leptospira kanakyensis genome contains these proteins:
- a CDS encoding OmpA family protein — MKKYLISLIILVFPLLAQPLPKVKDVRFYQPLNTQNVEYNPIISPTGRYLVFQSNRPGGEGGMDIWISENLSFPDRMKLPVWSPPKNFRELNTTNFEGMFSILFDEEEKPYELYFTSVRDKSQADPKKNREGYDGLNLYYTKINPRTGLWSVPIHLNEVNSHFEDKMPAVSPDGCSMVFSSNRPGGIGGFDLWISKREPSTVTKETNPDKPKIRCRDGVWQKPISVGTTVNTKDDEISPSYHWDGLRLYFSSNREDKNRKFSFYYSEYNSSQNYFETPILLGSPFNTKQQLSGESTGFPFDTPADYSTYSLWEESDNEGISATFDDLWFYFSSNRPGGEGQFDIYRTMVPEDLRRTYEFVFRGLVLDGSEAIMIGLDATLKIYDDTRPIQVITSKRIGGDLSTSDAENFRTTIKTGKLYRVEVSSPGFHPTELLLDLRGNVGKDKEQYSQIILQPIRPTKDERPDKTIQGIRFIVKDKKTDLVIPNAICYYFDDLTRKGKSLESKDSRFDLEKSPTMDFEILVRAKGFKEETFLFSKDKISSMEGKETVLYLRNLNDFDSLYNTIIYFPFNERTLSDEDKKKLDLFADFLIQHKNEKVEIGGHTDNVGNKEYNISLSEDRALSVYQYLRLKAVPKERMKVQAYHYSQPIAENETEEGRSRNRRVNFKKID; from the coding sequence ATGAAAAAATACCTTATTTCCTTAATCATTTTGGTTTTCCCACTTCTGGCCCAACCTTTACCTAAAGTGAAGGACGTAAGGTTTTATCAGCCTCTTAACACTCAAAATGTGGAATACAACCCCATCATTTCTCCCACGGGTAGGTATTTGGTTTTCCAATCCAACCGCCCGGGTGGTGAGGGAGGGATGGACATTTGGATTTCAGAGAATTTAAGTTTTCCTGACCGAATGAAATTGCCTGTTTGGTCACCTCCCAAAAATTTTCGCGAACTAAATACTACGAATTTTGAAGGTATGTTTTCTATCCTTTTTGATGAAGAAGAAAAACCGTACGAATTGTACTTCACGTCTGTTCGTGATAAATCACAAGCCGATCCTAAAAAAAACCGTGAAGGTTATGATGGCCTCAACTTATATTATACAAAAATAAATCCTAGAACGGGGCTTTGGTCTGTACCCATTCACTTGAATGAAGTGAACTCACATTTTGAAGATAAAATGCCTGCCGTTTCACCTGATGGTTGTTCTATGGTATTTTCCTCCAACCGCCCGGGTGGGATTGGCGGATTTGACCTTTGGATTTCCAAAAGAGAACCGTCGACAGTTACTAAAGAAACAAATCCCGATAAACCTAAAATTAGATGTAGGGATGGGGTTTGGCAAAAACCAATTTCTGTAGGAACAACCGTGAATACAAAGGATGATGAAATTAGTCCTAGTTACCACTGGGATGGATTACGACTGTATTTTAGTTCCAATCGTGAAGATAAAAATCGTAAATTTAGTTTTTATTATAGCGAGTACAATAGTTCACAAAATTATTTTGAAACACCTATCCTTTTAGGTTCTCCGTTTAATACCAAACAACAACTGTCAGGCGAATCTACTGGATTTCCTTTTGATACTCCAGCCGATTATTCTACTTATAGTCTTTGGGAAGAAAGTGATAATGAAGGGATTTCGGCCACCTTTGATGATCTGTGGTTTTATTTTTCTTCTAACCGTCCAGGCGGAGAAGGCCAATTTGACATTTACCGCACCATGGTTCCTGAGGACTTACGTCGTACTTATGAATTTGTTTTCCGTGGTTTAGTTCTGGATGGATCTGAAGCCATTATGATTGGTCTGGATGCCACACTGAAAATTTATGATGATACAAGACCCATCCAAGTGATTACTTCGAAACGGATTGGTGGGGATCTTAGCACCTCTGATGCAGAGAATTTTAGAACCACAATTAAAACTGGGAAATTATACCGAGTGGAAGTGTCTTCGCCCGGATTCCATCCGACCGAACTGCTTTTGGATTTGAGAGGGAACGTAGGAAAGGATAAGGAACAATATTCTCAAATCATTCTACAACCCATCCGTCCGACGAAAGACGAACGACCTGACAAAACCATCCAAGGAATCCGATTCATCGTTAAAGACAAAAAAACAGATTTGGTGATTCCGAATGCCATTTGTTATTATTTTGATGATCTAACCCGAAAAGGAAAATCCTTAGAATCTAAAGATAGCCGTTTTGATTTAGAAAAATCTCCGACCATGGATTTTGAAATTTTAGTAAGAGCCAAAGGGTTTAAGGAAGAAACCTTCCTTTTTTCCAAAGACAAAATTTCTTCTATGGAAGGGAAAGAAACCGTCCTTTACCTCCGAAATTTAAATGACTTTGACAGTTTGTACAATACAATTATTTATTTCCCGTTCAATGAACGAACGTTGAGTGATGAAGATAAGAAAAAATTGGATCTTTTTGCTGACTTCCTCATCCAACATAAAAATGAAAAAGTTGAAATTGGTGGACATACTGATAATGTAGGGAATAAGGAATACAATATCAGTTTGAGTGAAGATAGGGCACTTTCTGTGTATCAATACTTACGACTGAAAGCTGTTCCTAAGGAGCGAATGAAAGTGCAGGCGTACCATTATTCGCAACCGATAGCAGAGAATGAAACGGAAGAAGGAAGATCACGAAATAGACGTGTGAATTTCAAAAAAATAGATTAG
- a CDS encoding tetratricopeptide repeat protein — protein MAQEIQSLFNEAVRLERNGEWDRAEIQYKILLEKDPNYHLALQNLGVIYAKQGKHAEAIPLFSKAYKLHTNVKNCYNLAVSLYKHEETEKAISFLKQTLTFEKKFISAHLLLAQAYQKLGNDEKTEVYLTNVIKIEPDHKSALGGLAMFYYERNRFPESLKMIERYLILYPGNAQLKIIQSEILSKQGHYKASATLLATMVKEDVGFTNFNDSLQAAWKEEDGVAHESLARIQTKAKKKLKEFQTKLELSKENPEEFSPPDAQEALDLSLLYLFNGNPEKAMQYLVFAQKMKETTDPDRPS, from the coding sequence ATGGCACAAGAAATCCAATCTCTATTCAATGAGGCTGTCCGTTTGGAGCGAAACGGTGAGTGGGATCGTGCCGAAATCCAATACAAAATTTTACTCGAAAAAGATCCAAATTACCATTTGGCCTTACAAAACCTAGGGGTTATTTACGCCAAACAAGGAAAACACGCAGAAGCCATTCCCTTGTTTTCTAAGGCTTATAAACTTCATACCAATGTTAAAAATTGTTATAATCTGGCAGTTTCCCTCTACAAACATGAGGAAACAGAAAAAGCGATTAGTTTTTTAAAACAAACACTTACTTTTGAAAAGAAGTTTATTTCAGCACATCTACTGCTCGCACAAGCCTATCAGAAGTTAGGCAATGATGAAAAAACCGAAGTTTATCTTACCAATGTCATTAAAATTGAACCAGACCACAAATCAGCTTTAGGAGGGCTTGCGATGTTTTATTATGAAAGGAATCGTTTTCCAGAAAGTTTAAAAATGATTGAACGTTATTTGATTCTTTATCCTGGAAATGCTCAATTAAAAATCATCCAATCCGAAATCCTCTCCAAACAGGGGCATTATAAAGCATCTGCCACCTTACTTGCGACCATGGTAAAAGAAGATGTAGGATTTACGAATTTTAATGATAGTTTGCAAGCAGCTTGGAAAGAAGAAGATGGAGTGGCTCACGAAAGTTTGGCTCGGATCCAAACCAAAGCAAAAAAGAAATTAAAAGAATTCCAAACCAAATTAGAGCTTTCAAAAGAAAACCCAGAAGAGTTTTCTCCTCCCGATGCACAAGAGGCTTTGGATTTAAGTTTGTTATATCTTTTCAATGGCAATCCAGAAAAAGCGATGCAATATTTGGTATTTGCGCAAAAGATGAAGGAAACCACAGATCCAGACAGGCCATCTTAG
- a CDS encoding tetratricopeptide repeat protein: MKFRIPYLLFLCYFLFLFGCRYPIAKQDELETDTLFLELTGSKATDCNAEGIRLSKTIQLDQAETVWDQCIQTNPNEVVVHLNRLRFYYLLDEYEHLKQKITKEAPSRSSVTYTTILKELEVRLRNEERVVLLDALSRLKGWELYSYEELANYYLQTGNFVYAEGYFNQILEVVPFHENALYGMADIQVQKSNWYSLLDYAKSLEVAAKKNQEFHFYFVKANYELGRYETALKWAESATPNEKTQISFLEVWRDTLLVLKDSPRWDNLLPYYRKAVERGYAVPESVFFPTLSKEGKDVRKASRSGRS; the protein is encoded by the coding sequence TTGAAATTTCGTATCCCTTATCTTCTATTTCTTTGTTACTTTTTGTTTTTATTTGGATGTAGGTATCCCATCGCTAAACAAGATGAATTGGAAACAGATACCTTGTTTTTGGAACTGACTGGTTCCAAGGCCACTGACTGCAATGCGGAAGGGATTCGGTTGTCCAAAACCATTCAGTTGGACCAAGCGGAAACAGTTTGGGATCAGTGCATCCAAACCAATCCTAACGAAGTGGTTGTTCACTTAAACCGCCTTCGATTCTATTATTTGTTAGATGAATACGAACATCTCAAACAAAAAATTACAAAAGAAGCTCCTTCTCGTTCCTCTGTCACTTACACAACAATTTTAAAAGAGTTGGAAGTTCGCTTGCGAAATGAGGAAAGGGTTGTGTTGTTAGATGCACTTTCCCGACTAAAAGGTTGGGAATTGTATTCTTATGAAGAACTTGCCAATTATTATTTACAAACAGGTAACTTTGTTTATGCGGAAGGTTATTTCAATCAGATTTTAGAAGTAGTTCCCTTCCATGAAAATGCATTGTACGGAATGGCAGACATCCAAGTCCAAAAAAGCAATTGGTATAGTTTGCTTGATTATGCAAAATCACTCGAAGTTGCAGCCAAAAAGAATCAGGAATTTCATTTTTATTTTGTAAAAGCTAATTATGAATTAGGACGTTACGAAACCGCACTCAAATGGGCGGAATCGGCGACACCAAACGAAAAAACCCAAATTAGTTTTTTAGAAGTTTGGCGTGATACTTTACTTGTTTTAAAAGATTCTCCTAGATGGGATAATCTTTTACCTTACTACCGTAAGGCGGTCGAAAGAGGATACGCTGTCCCTGAGTCCGTTTTTTTTCCTACTTTATCTAAAGAAGGAAAGGATGTAAGAAAGGCTTCTCGTTCGGGCAGAAGTTAA
- a CDS encoding enoyl-CoA hydratase-related protein, whose product MNTVTLQTHHTYVALIELNRPEAKNAISIQLLEELRAKIQEVKGSSARALVLIGKGDSFSSGADLKERKSMSDIQVKRFLRDINLCFSELANLPIPTIAAINGFAFGGGLEMALSCDIRYASESAQMGLTETKLGIIPGAGGTQRLSRIVGESTAMEWIFSGKKLTGKEAMAKGLVSHVLEPDHLRESSLALAREISESAPIAVSAAKKAVRRGMELPMKSALEWERLCYFETIGTKDRLEALQAFAEKRKPNFKGE is encoded by the coding sequence ATGAACACTGTCACCCTTCAAACCCATCATACTTATGTAGCATTGATAGAATTAAATCGGCCAGAAGCAAAAAATGCAATCTCCATCCAACTTCTGGAAGAACTACGAGCGAAAATCCAAGAGGTGAAAGGAAGTTCGGCTCGGGCACTTGTTCTTATCGGGAAAGGTGATTCTTTTTCATCCGGTGCTGATTTAAAAGAAAGAAAGTCAATGTCAGACATACAGGTAAAACGGTTCCTCCGAGACATCAACTTGTGTTTTTCTGAACTGGCAAATCTTCCGATTCCGACAATTGCGGCCATTAATGGATTTGCTTTTGGCGGCGGATTGGAAATGGCATTATCATGTGATATTCGTTATGCGAGTGAATCTGCCCAGATGGGACTCACAGAAACCAAACTCGGAATCATTCCGGGAGCAGGGGGAACCCAGAGACTTTCTCGCATTGTGGGAGAATCAACAGCCATGGAATGGATATTCTCCGGAAAAAAACTAACTGGAAAAGAAGCCATGGCCAAGGGCCTTGTTTCGCATGTATTGGAACCTGACCATTTAAGGGAATCTTCTCTTGCCTTAGCACGGGAGATATCGGAATCTGCACCTATCGCTGTTTCTGCTGCCAAAAAGGCGGTGCGCCGTGGGATGGAATTACCGATGAAGTCTGCCCTAGAGTGGGAAAGGTTGTGTTATTTTGAGACAATAGGCACTAAAGATCGATTAGAAGCCTTACAAGCGTTTGCTGAAAAAAGAAAACCTAATTTTAAGGGAGAATGA
- a CDS encoding SpoIIE family protein phosphatase encodes MSESILSVDHILTNYYTFGSLIVTVLLAVLTTFFFSLKDKTVATKHMALACLFLCLFQFGYLLGAFYYHPIASYHRWITGGFIIFGITHFGQFFFRFPDNEDKKAASIMLAILHAIAIVVVLWFLVTVSQGERKYHFTAHHWDFNSEGASRILSLFIAAYSFINFLVLPGYRILHLTKDKRGTLFIMLIAALIAAVVPNITNVMSRDGAMERSTYLTALVLLFTLTFFIITITFINNSSERTTFMVKIVGISFVTILLIMQAFSYLVDQEKETSYDSTAIQKALRVAEGGERSKDILFVIEYDLTSQNLKKAYLPSSVNMDLPLVQADLYNTALYDEVVSIGEADYRNTLKSTLAKTPYYFEGYKNAITLFLDENPDSEGAELKAEVSKLIEKLNRRTFINTNKLGDILPEQFCEEGVKYVEKVKNVDSFRDAILKHVNDCKWDGKEISGRDLRVEMLKFFRYFKPDLTRHYRKDLDGVSHYVAYMTYDAKKKINREVGFNYRDYRAYMHKSAKLELIILAIVMVVLLIIFPLFFRSALVNPLYALLAGVEKVNQGNLEVEVPIKVNDEIGYLAESFNGMVSSIRDARRELQDYAENLEEKVKERTKELQEKMDEIHRLKVQQDGDYFLTSLLAKPLFFNANKSDNIRCDFFVHQKKTFEFRNKTGDLGGDICITGNLKLGKPDDFHRYTMVMNGDAMGKSMQGAGGSLVMGVVMNSIMARSAGNKRILNRTPEEWLTDVYEEVNAVFKSFSGTMVISATVMLIDDESGKIWYFNAEHPYSILYRDGKACFIEDELKLRKLGLDSEYPFEVQTFQLLPGDQLILGSDGRDDIDLTPDEDVRTINEDETMVLRFVEEADGDIYEVEKLVKKSGDVTDDISMLSVVFKSEKSPISHSPEKDDLSHQPVDDFFDTPGDDWDEALTTSGAFEEGKVLYQNGEIERAITVMKKAFLGDSSNQKLNKFLGLVSYKGKEYDIAAKVLTEFLRENEGSGEYWYYLAMSEKKLGNYESALKAAQEALKYDSENFQNLINLADVSRLLGNVDRAVTYVTRAQSIDPTNKNVLKLSKLLEKATSLN; translated from the coding sequence ATGAGTGAAAGCATATTATCCGTTGACCACATACTAACAAATTATTATACATTCGGTAGTTTAATTGTCACTGTCCTCCTTGCGGTCTTGACTACTTTCTTTTTCTCGCTAAAAGACAAAACCGTTGCCACCAAACACATGGCCCTTGCCTGCCTATTTTTGTGTTTGTTTCAGTTTGGATACCTTTTAGGTGCGTTTTACTACCATCCCATCGCATCCTACCATCGTTGGATCACAGGTGGTTTTATTATCTTTGGGATCACACATTTCGGTCAGTTCTTCTTTCGATTTCCTGACAACGAAGATAAAAAAGCAGCATCCATCATGCTCGCAATCCTTCATGCAATCGCCATTGTTGTGGTTCTTTGGTTCCTTGTCACTGTATCACAAGGAGAAAGAAAATACCACTTCACGGCCCACCATTGGGATTTTAACTCCGAAGGTGCAAGTCGGATCTTAAGTTTATTCATCGCAGCCTATTCATTCATCAACTTCCTTGTTCTTCCTGGTTACCGAATCTTACATCTAACTAAGGATAAACGAGGAACTCTTTTCATTATGTTGATTGCAGCACTCATTGCAGCTGTTGTACCAAACATCACTAACGTGATGAGTCGTGATGGCGCGATGGAACGTTCCACTTACCTCACAGCACTTGTATTATTGTTCACTTTAACTTTTTTCATCATCACAATTACCTTTATCAATAATAGTAGTGAACGAACTACCTTTATGGTGAAAATTGTAGGAATTTCCTTTGTAACCATCCTACTCATCATGCAGGCTTTCAGTTACTTGGTAGACCAGGAAAAAGAAACTTCTTATGACAGCACTGCGATTCAAAAGGCCCTTCGTGTTGCCGAAGGTGGGGAAAGGTCAAAGGACATTTTATTTGTCATAGAGTATGATCTAACTAGCCAAAATCTAAAAAAAGCATATTTACCATCTTCCGTAAATATGGATTTACCACTAGTCCAAGCAGATCTTTACAACACTGCTCTTTACGATGAAGTGGTTTCCATTGGCGAAGCAGATTACCGCAATACACTTAAGTCTACCCTTGCAAAAACTCCTTATTATTTTGAAGGTTATAAAAATGCGATCACTCTATTTTTGGATGAAAATCCAGATTCAGAAGGTGCGGAACTAAAAGCAGAAGTTTCCAAACTAATAGAGAAACTCAATCGTAGAACCTTTATCAACACAAACAAACTGGGAGACATTTTACCGGAACAGTTTTGTGAAGAAGGTGTTAAATACGTTGAAAAAGTGAAAAACGTAGACAGTTTCCGTGATGCCATCCTCAAACATGTGAATGATTGTAAATGGGATGGAAAAGAAATTTCAGGAAGGGATCTTCGCGTTGAAATGTTGAAGTTCTTCCGTTATTTCAAACCGGATTTAACTAGACATTATAGAAAAGATTTAGATGGAGTTTCGCATTACGTTGCTTACATGACGTATGATGCGAAGAAAAAAATCAACAGGGAAGTTGGTTTTAATTACCGCGATTACCGCGCTTATATGCATAAGTCAGCAAAGTTAGAACTAATCATTCTAGCGATTGTGATGGTTGTGTTACTTATCATTTTCCCTTTATTCTTCCGGTCAGCACTAGTCAATCCACTCTATGCACTCCTCGCAGGGGTTGAAAAAGTAAACCAAGGAAATTTAGAAGTTGAAGTTCCCATCAAAGTAAATGATGAAATTGGATATTTAGCCGAATCATTTAACGGGATGGTGTCCTCCATTCGTGATGCTAGAAGAGAACTCCAAGACTATGCAGAAAACTTGGAAGAAAAAGTTAAAGAACGAACGAAGGAACTCCAAGAAAAAATGGATGAAATCCATCGTTTGAAAGTACAACAAGATGGTGACTACTTCCTCACTTCACTCCTTGCAAAACCTCTATTTTTTAATGCAAACAAGTCAGATAACATTCGATGTGATTTCTTTGTTCACCAAAAGAAAACCTTTGAATTCCGTAACAAAACCGGAGATTTGGGTGGCGATATTTGTATCACAGGAAACCTAAAATTAGGAAAACCTGATGATTTCCATCGTTATACGATGGTGATGAATGGGGATGCTATGGGTAAATCCATGCAAGGGGCTGGTGGTTCTCTTGTGATGGGTGTGGTCATGAACTCTATCATGGCACGATCTGCCGGTAACAAAAGAATTCTCAACCGTACTCCGGAAGAATGGCTCACAGACGTTTACGAAGAAGTCAATGCCGTATTCAAATCTTTCAGCGGTACTATGGTCATTTCTGCAACGGTAATGTTGATTGATGATGAAAGTGGTAAAATCTGGTATTTCAATGCAGAACACCCTTACAGTATCCTTTACCGCGATGGAAAAGCCTGTTTCATTGAAGATGAATTAAAACTTCGTAAACTTGGTTTGGATTCAGAATACCCATTCGAAGTACAAACCTTCCAACTCCTTCCTGGTGACCAATTGATCCTTGGTTCCGATGGACGTGATGATATTGATTTAACTCCAGACGAAGACGTAAGAACCATCAACGAAGACGAAACTATGGTTCTTCGATTTGTGGAAGAAGCTGATGGTGATATTTACGAAGTTGAAAAGTTAGTCAAAAAATCTGGTGATGTGACAGACGATATCTCTATGTTAAGTGTTGTCTTTAAAAGTGAAAAATCTCCTATTTCTCACAGCCCTGAAAAAGACGATCTTTCTCACCAACCCGTTGATGATTTCTTTGATACCCCAGGTGATGATTGGGATGAAGCACTCACAACATCTGGTGCTTTCGAAGAGGGAAAGGTTCTTTACCAAAATGGAGAAATCGAAAGGGCCATCACAGTGATGAAAAAAGCCTTCCTCGGGGATTCATCCAACCAAAAACTAAACAAGTTTCTTGGCCTTGTCAGTTATAAGGGCAAAGAATACGATATCGCTGCAAAAGTTCTAACTGAGTTCTTAAGAGAAAACGAAGGTTCAGGCGAATATTGGTACTACTTAGCAATGTCTGAGAAAAAACTTGGGAATTACGAAAGTGCTCTGAAAGCAGCTCAAGAAGCTCTCAAGTATGACTCTGAAAATTTCCAAAACTTAATCAACCTTGCGGACGTTAGCCGACTTCTTGGAAATGTAGACCGGGCTGTTACTTATGTAACCCGAGCACAATCTATTGACCCAACAAACAAAAACGTTTTGAAACTTTCTAAGTTATTAGAAAAAGCGACCAGCCTCAATTAA
- the mpl36 gene encoding RlpA family plasminogen-binding lipoprotein MPL36, which produces MQRLMFISMILWLVSCSSADATRRDYSASGDPEDIFFERSQKSKQASNTKSEDPVARSIIDDLDSNSKNAAPVATAAIPTKKPADQFDEVGLSSWYGQKFQGRPTASGEPFDRMKMTGAHRTLPIGSVVKIQNLENNKEAVVRINDRGPFVDERIVDVSEKTAELLEFKDKGITKVGIKVLKKGEDDLADDLDDADLLDDAPAKPEKLTPVKPGAVKPIAAGKGFTVQVGVFQEKERAIKYQENMKSEYNQAVFVTPRDGKFVVQVGDFADRTKAESLKSKLKYDGIDCFIANR; this is translated from the coding sequence ATGCAAAGACTCATGTTTATATCCATGATATTGTGGCTGGTATCCTGCAGTTCGGCAGATGCTACCCGCAGAGATTACAGTGCTTCCGGTGATCCGGAAGATATATTTTTTGAACGTTCTCAGAAGTCAAAACAGGCGAGTAACACTAAGTCGGAAGACCCAGTGGCTCGTTCCATCATTGATGATTTAGATTCTAATTCCAAAAATGCAGCTCCTGTTGCTACTGCCGCCATCCCAACAAAAAAACCGGCAGACCAGTTTGATGAAGTTGGTTTGTCCTCTTGGTATGGACAAAAATTCCAAGGTCGTCCCACTGCCAGTGGTGAACCTTTTGATCGAATGAAAATGACTGGTGCTCATAGAACACTGCCAATTGGAAGTGTGGTCAAAATTCAAAACTTAGAAAACAACAAAGAAGCCGTTGTCCGCATCAATGACCGTGGGCCATTTGTAGACGAACGTATTGTTGATGTATCCGAAAAAACTGCAGAACTATTAGAGTTTAAAGATAAAGGGATTACTAAAGTTGGAATCAAAGTTCTCAAAAAAGGTGAAGACGATCTCGCTGATGACTTAGATGATGCAGACCTTTTAGATGATGCTCCAGCAAAACCAGAAAAACTCACACCGGTAAAACCTGGTGCCGTGAAACCTATCGCAGCTGGGAAGGGATTCACCGTTCAAGTGGGAGTGTTTCAGGAAAAAGAAAGAGCAATCAAATACCAAGAAAACATGAAATCTGAATACAACCAAGCTGTGTTCGTAACTCCAAGAGATGGAAAGTTTGTAGTTCAAGTTGGGGATTTTGCAGACCGCACAAAAGCTGAATCTCTCAAATCAAAATTGAAATACGATGGGATTGATTGTTTCATCGCAAATCGTTAA
- a CDS encoding DUF2147 domain-containing protein codes for MNQKLVLSVWTAILFTGSSLLAQEADVAVGRYLPPEKDSVIEIFKCGDKYCGKTVCIKDNAYQEKEKDKGVPGTPYLDHNNEDPKLRNRPNLGMVFITGFDYAGEGVYKNGKIYNPRDGKTYCGKFTSLEGGNRLDLKGTLCSITFIGKTNNWVKLGGLNLDDPKWDCTFKAKK; via the coding sequence ATGAATCAAAAACTTGTTTTAAGTGTATGGACGGCCATCCTCTTCACAGGAAGTTCTCTACTTGCCCAAGAGGCTGACGTTGCAGTGGGAAGATACCTTCCACCTGAAAAAGACTCAGTCATCGAGATTTTCAAATGTGGTGATAAATACTGCGGAAAAACAGTTTGTATCAAAGACAATGCTTACCAGGAAAAAGAAAAAGACAAAGGTGTTCCTGGAACTCCTTACTTAGATCATAACAACGAAGATCCAAAGTTACGTAACCGACCAAACCTTGGTATGGTTTTCATCACAGGTTTTGATTACGCCGGAGAAGGTGTTTATAAAAACGGAAAGATCTACAACCCACGTGATGGTAAAACATACTGCGGAAAATTCACTTCTCTCGAAGGTGGAAACCGTTTGGATTTAAAAGGGACTCTTTGTTCCATTACCTTTATTGGAAAAACCAACAACTGGGTGAAACTTGGTGGTTTGAATTTAGACGACCCAAAATGGGATTGTACTTTCAAAGCTAAAAAATAA
- the folP gene encoding dihydropteroate synthase: MAEIFGILNITTDSFSDGGKFLNPDDAINQGNKLLQEGADWLDVSGQSSNINASLVSEEEEWRRVEPIIRHFVPKGVRISLDSFRPEIQKRGIEAGVRCINDITGFTYEGDRDFLSSYIKKHPELKLIIMHSHNRNIAKSKSNLTPEKVIRKVQTFFRDRRSDLVAMDIPESALYFDPGMGFFLSEDPMVSFRVLQELEILKLEFPRLMVGVSRKSFLGNVLGELPIPDREFATLACELHLLRYKIPFIRTHNVLKLRQAEKIWNLCQEKE, from the coding sequence ATGGCCGAAATCTTCGGAATCTTAAACATTACCACAGACTCATTTAGTGACGGGGGAAAGTTCCTGAACCCGGATGATGCAATCAACCAAGGAAACAAACTTTTACAGGAAGGAGCGGATTGGTTGGATGTCTCCGGTCAGTCATCTAACATCAATGCAAGTTTAGTTTCTGAGGAAGAGGAATGGAGACGGGTAGAACCTATAATCCGACATTTTGTTCCTAAGGGTGTCCGAATCAGTTTGGATAGTTTCCGACCTGAGATCCAGAAAAGAGGAATTGAAGCCGGGGTGCGTTGTATCAACGACATCACTGGATTTACCTATGAAGGTGACCGTGATTTTTTAAGTTCCTACATCAAAAAGCACCCGGAGCTAAAACTCATCATCATGCATTCGCATAACAGAAATATTGCGAAAAGTAAATCCAATTTAACCCCAGAAAAAGTAATCAGAAAGGTTCAAACTTTCTTTCGGGATCGCCGCTCTGATTTAGTTGCCATGGACATTCCCGAATCCGCTCTCTACTTCGATCCAGGTATGGGTTTTTTCTTAAGTGAAGATCCAATGGTTTCTTTTCGAGTCCTGCAAGAATTGGAAATTTTAAAACTAGAATTTCCTAGGCTCATGGTAGGAGTTTCTAGAAAATCTTTTCTTGGAAATGTACTCGGCGAATTACCCATTCCAGATAGAGAATTTGCCACCTTGGCCTGCGAACTTCATCTTTTAAGATATAAAATTCCATTCATTCGAACGCATAACGTTCTGAAGCTCAGGCAAGCAGAAAAGATTTGGAATTTATGCCAGGAAAAGGAATAA
- the dcd gene encoding dCTP deaminase codes for MILTGKEILKRLGNDIKIEPYDANLLNPNSYNLRLHEDLLVYSEFPLDMKKPNPVQNLKIPEDGLLLEPGKLYLGRTIEFTETHNLVPMLEGRSSIGRLGMFVHITAGFGDVGFKGFWTLEIQVTHPLRVYSGVQICQIFYHTVEGEISEYKSGKYQANQGIQPSLLYKDFEKK; via the coding sequence GTGATTTTAACCGGAAAAGAAATTTTAAAAAGACTAGGGAACGATATTAAAATCGAACCATACGATGCGAATCTATTAAATCCAAATTCGTATAACTTACGTTTGCATGAAGATCTATTGGTGTATTCAGAATTTCCTTTGGACATGAAAAAACCAAATCCTGTACAGAATCTAAAGATCCCAGAGGATGGTTTATTATTAGAACCGGGCAAACTCTATTTAGGAAGAACCATTGAATTTACAGAAACTCATAACCTAGTGCCTATGTTAGAGGGTCGGTCTTCCATTGGGCGACTTGGTATGTTTGTTCATATCACCGCTGGGTTTGGGGATGTAGGATTCAAAGGATTTTGGACATTAGAAATCCAAGTTACCCATCCGCTTCGTGTGTATTCAGGAGTCCAGATTTGCCAAATTTTTTACCATACAGTAGAAGGGGAAATCAGCGAATACAAATCAGGTAAGTACCAAGCCAATCAAGGCATCCAACCTTCCTTGTTGTATAAAGACTTTGAAAAGAAATAA